The window CCCACTACATGAATACAGGTTTGCTCCTTCTGACCCAATGCCTTCTGGAGGTGTCACAACCAACCAGTTACTTAAAGAACAGAAAACTGTTTTGAatgagtacagtacagtacagcgtGCTGGCAGTAAGAGCCTTGGAAAGTAGCAAAATGCTTCCTTTACCAAGTTCTTTGATAACAATGTCATACACAATAAACAGTGCACAGTTATTgagcaagaaaaaataaatacacaatgAAAATCATGCTTCAGCAACCGTTTTAACAAAGATGGAGACAAGACCTGATGCCTAGTTTAGTCTAagctagaaaaacacattaaaacatataATTGTGTTTAAATTACAATAACCCATGATAACACACTTGTGAATTCAAATGCAGAACAACCAATTTCAATGCACATATTTAGTTCAAATGTGGAAAATTTCCATACTGGCAACAGCTCAATCGTAGATCAATTTTACCTGAGTTCATAACCAGACCACCATACCGTTGAATGCTAAAGTTTAACTATAGATACTCGTCTTTCAAATATGTCATGCAACACATACATTTTCTGTAGCAAGAGCTGGCAAATATAAATTATCACCATAATTCTAATGGCATGTACGTAATGACCAATGTTGACATTGTTTCTCCTAATTTGTGAACAGTGCTAATAAATCAACACAATGTCAGGAGAGAATAAAGGCTTTTAGTGTGCTCCAGTGCACATGGCCTAACCAATTTGGTATGAACAAGCACATTAGTGTGCATACAACCTTGGACAAAAAGCAAATTTTGAATATTATATAGGGCAGTTATATGGGAGCATGCAGAGTAATACAGTTGTTTTAGTTTTCACCCTCAAAGTAGTAGATGTTTGTTTGGACACACCTTATACACAAATGGATCTTGTATTGATAGAGCATAAAGAAGTGAAGGGTGTGTGGTATTCGCTCTACAGTAGTGAAGGAAGTCATTTATGTAAACAACAtagcactctttaaaaaaaaaaaaaagacaaatgtcaCAATATTCCTAATGCTGTGTGTGGATGATCTAATGCAGTATACAAACATGGATTTTGGAATATGGGCTTAAGTTATTATGAGTACTGTGCATCCATGAGCATTCTTTATGACATAAGGTGTTCATGAATACGAGGCAAAGAAATATAGctgaataataaaaataattacacCCTCCCTGGTGTAAGTGTAACATTTGCATTGTGTAGTTGCACATTAAATTGTATAATTAGGGTTAATTGTATATTTGTTTAGAAGTGTCCAGGTGTCCTAAAGTGTTATGAATTATGATGTGCTTCTCTTGAAGGAGATGTGAAATATATTATCCCATCATATTTACGCATCATGTGCCACAGTAAAGGGACAATGTGTACACAAAATTCACATGTTTTTAATGGcttagagaagaagagtgaagaattGTGTAGCACGAGAGATTGAAATGtaacaaaaacacacactttcaGCTTCTCCTTATCATACACAAAGATTTTGTTTAATagatcttttttgtttgtttgtttagttCAAAGGAATGTCAGGAAAGGCACTGGCCAATACACAGAAACCGATGCATTATCTTCCGTGGATGTGTGATTGAAAATGAGGTACCTATGAACGAACGCTGTTCTGACCAAATGGTTTCCGAACATCACTGTTTAAACTCAAACAAAGCTACTGGATTGAACATGGATGTGGTACAAAACAAAGATGAAGAGACATCTGACAGTAGAAATGAAGTTCTGATAAGAGTTAAATACAACCACGTAAAGCATGAACTAAGGATACCCAAACACGCTGTGAAAGAGGAGCCGTTAGCACATATAGCAAACCATTTGGGAATACCAGTTGAGAGAATGCGACTAATCTGCAAAGGAAAACAGATGAACAAAGAAAACATTTCTCATTTTTTGAAAGCAAATGCCATTTTCCAGGCTTTCGGTGAGCAAGCGGAGCCTGAAGATGGACTGGAAGTTAAGGATATTGAGGTGCTGATGGCTCAGATGTCTGTTGAGAGAAGTGTTGCTGTAAAGGCCCTGCGAAAAACTGGAGATCTAATTGATGCTATCTTTTATGTTTctgacaaaatgtaatgtataatcttCTGTTTTTGTGGGTTTGGAAAAAGGTAAAGTGAAGTTTTATTCTGCATTTAAAGTAATACAGAAATGATAGGTGATTCCAAGAAACTGCAGTACCAtgagaaaaaaaatgcaatttttgttACATTTATATACTAAAGGTCTCTTGAGTAAAACAGAAAATAGCTTGCAAGCTGTAATTCgacattccaaaacaaaactgaACCACAGTATAATTCTAGATCGACAAATGTCTCTGATGTTTGCTAAGAACTTTAACTTTGGAATCATACAGAAACCAGACATacagcctcatttagagtttggtggatagggcaCTCTATCTAAAGTGGGACCAAATGCCCTGCTCATCTATCGCTCAGTCTGCCCGCTGCACTTAAAGATTGGCTGACCTTTAGTAAAAAAGAAATCCACTGGAGCACCCATTGGCACAGTCGACTAAATACTTCCTCTGATCACCCACCAGTAGGGACCGTCGGGGGAAGAACATTACACTGTCCTCCTTATTTAGGGGAGGGTGTAATGTCTTTTTCTttctgtccgtcaccaccaggaaaaacgTGGCAGTgaggaacaggaaaaaaacataagtgcttgcaTGGATCCAGCCCTAAATACATAATTCATGTTGCACTTGTAAATACCAAACACTGCATGCATCCACCTTTAAGCTATAAACTCTGCTTCTTAAAGAAAGGCCAGAAACCCTTTAATATTTCTAAAATAACCTTCTCAAGTAGAACTAAACTTGTGGATGTTTTTTCTTCTTCCTGTCAAAGCATATATCACTTTGCATGAAAATATTTTTAGTTAACTGTTCCTTCACACTCTTCCGGCTGGCTTCTAACATAGTTTGGTGTCTATTACTTCAGTTTGCATGTTTTATGATGAATGTTTTCAAATTATTACATTCTCATTGTGTCCATTATTACCCGCTGGGTGCAAAGATCACTGACATGAGTAACTTGTGCTGCTTGAAATATGTTTATAAACATGTTCGAAAGAATGGAGAGAAGCAGAGACAGAAGTGAAACACATTACGTATTGCAGTCACCATACACAACAGGGCAGGGGAGGAGACATAACTTAGCATCACAAGTCACTTACAAACACGACCAAATCCAACCAAATGAAATAAAGACGGAATAGGGAATTTAACTAGAGGTGGAACTAGACATGGCTGAATGGGGACATATCTTGAGATACCCTAGAATGTGTCCAGAAATGCCTCTAAGGACATACCTCATCCCTAGAAAGTTGAACAAATTCTTAGCTACAATACCATTGTCATGCCCCTGATGCAGACTTTTTCTGTTTGGTTTGGGCCAGTCAAGAATTGAGCCACTACTGAGGCACAGTTACAGAGCATCTGGAGGCCGATATGGGAAGGACTGGGCTGTCAAAACCTGGGGGATGCCTTTTACGTCAATTCCCATGCCCCAAAACCAGGTTTATTGACTTGACATTGCTGTTACCAAAAGGGGCACTAGGAATGTAGTGGAAGTCTCCCAGGGCTCAGCTGATTGCACAATGGCAGCACTGTGAACAATGATGTGTCAAGGACAAAAGCATAGCTTTGTATACAGGAAGCTAAAACTGAGGATAAAGCCAATAACACACAATGGGTTGAATCAATGATATTATTCTTGACAGGAGTGAACATAGTACCCACTAAAACACCATCTGGGCTGAAAAATTCAATGGGCAACAATCGCACCCAGGTGGACCAAATAAGGCACCCCTATGCAAGTATCCCTAAAGAAGTAGGGCTATGCGGCCCCACCCACCCCGCCACCCAGGCACTCTTGAATTTCAGGGAAAGCAAGAGAAAAGTGACAACAGAATCAACAAGTGAGGGACTTTACTCCCAGcaattaattaaaaacaacatTTCTAGAGAACCCCTTATGTACCATGACATTTATGTTCCTCTTTTATGTCTATACTATACTGGATGAGATGATAGAGAAGATTGCACGTAATAGCATTTTTGCTTGACCCAAAAGTTAAGTCTTGACAGAGGtttgtattttttaacatttcacagTTTATTACTTATAATGGCATCAAgaaaagcacattttccattgacagTGGGAAACACACACACTGTATGTAAACTAAGCCAATAGTAATAAGCTATAATAGGTGCAAGAGTAGCAAAGGAAAGTAAAATGTACATGTGATTGAATATGAAACAGGATATAAATGTTACATAGTATTTCCTATAATTAATTTAAAAGCTTGAAAAGGCAGGAACCTGTACCCTAAGTTTCACTTGGGAGCCTTATAGTCAGAAGCAGCTCTAGTCAGCTGGATACATTGAAGTTACATAGTAGATCTACTATAGGGCGTGGTTAATGTTTAGCGGAATGTGAACCAACGCTGACACCACACAGCTACAAAGGTAACTGTAAAGTGCAGACCTGTGATGCTGTTGTCGTGCAACCAGAAACCACAGCGCTGCAGTTCATCTGTCTTCAGGAATCTGTCATTTCAAAGATTTGCGGAACTTGTCTAAGATAACACCTAAATATACCAATGCCTGGCATTAATTACAAATGTAATTAATTGGCTTGGTAATTGTGTCTGATGAGCAAACCGGTGTGTAAGCATTTTAGCATTTTGTTTGAGTAGACCACCAGCAGGTTTTTATTGTGTTTCTTTTGTCATCTGTTCTAGTAATGTCTTGCACTGTGTCGATAACATCTTTCTGCCTGTTCCTTGATGAAACTAAGATGTATTCCTTTTGATTCATTTAAATACAGTGATACGTTGGGGAGCCCTAAATGTTTACTGGTGAAACCCATAGGTCAATGAATGGACAGTATATTATGTAGTTAAACAGACATTAATGTAGCAGACAAGACAAAAATGATCTAAATCAACATACATGTTTGGCAGTAGGTGTTCTAGGTGAATGGGCAATGCGCGTgaacagtgtaaaaaaaatgatgcttacaCAGAAAATATATAGTGGTCACAATGGTAATAGATTTTAAACCCTAGAAATGTTACTAATGCAGGGGTACAATTTCCCTATTAAGTTCGTGACCAGGTAGAATGCTGATGATGTTTTGACCCACAACAAAACTTAAAACAGATCTTCAAGACAAAAAAACACAGAGCAACCTATTTTCATCATTTTCGGATAACAATCTTGTACAATTAATACATTTTCACCTGAGGGTATCtttttgtaagaaatggggttattagttgagaggggtgagagccctactcaaataataaacacaatccagtTGTACATGAGTTTATAGAAAACAATTTCATGAAGTACCATTACTGAGgaactgtttaatggaaatttgcAAGACTAATGGCATTTActatttcatagaaaccaattcatagaatatCTTTTTTTCTATAAATTATCttttgcatgcttatttttaaGATGCAAATGCAAGGCCTGCATGTTCTACTTCTATCAACATGTTTGTCAAAGGAATTTCTTTCTGTTCTTTACTTTAGGGGCCATTACTTGAggtttatatattttacattttacaattACTTTGGATGTTTTCAATTTGCTGACCCCTCACCATTCCTGAACAACATCATCCTTGATATCCTCACAAACCCTAAACACCATCATCCGTGCCCCATAAAAACCCCTCACCACACCTAAACTTGACCTATCCCTGACCCCAAACCCTACCCATTACTAGCTCTGAAAGACCTTCCTATCTCTAGACTCCTCTTCTTCCTGTACCCTAGAAATCTGTTACTACTCCTAAACTCTGCCTATTAATGAAGTCTAAAACTCCTATCTGTGCCTAAAAGCCCATTTCTATACCCTAACaaaaccctcaccaccccaaaCAACACACATCCCAGATCCCCCAAATCCCTGTACCACCCTTAAACATCATCCATCCCAGATCCCTAAAGCCCTTCACCACTTCTAAACTACACCCATCCTTGAATGCTAAAAATCTTTTCTATACATAAACTCCACCCATCGCTGAATCCTTATAACCCatcaccaccctaaactccacctaTGCCTTAACTCTGAACCTCTTTCTGATCATACACTTCACTCATTCCTGAGCCCCAGAAACTCTCATCACTCCTGACTGCCACCCATTCCTGAAACCTAAAAGCccttcaccacccctaaactctacCCATAACTGAATCTTTAAAAGCCCTCACAGCTGTAACTTAACTCATTTGTAACCCTAAAACCATCCCCACCTGTAACCCTAAAACCATCCTCACCTGTAATCTCCACTTATTTGTGAACCCCTCatgacccctaaactccacccattactGTTCCCTAAAAACCCTCACCACccttaaactccacccatccatgaaaaaaaacaaaacctttttacaCCCTTTTTATAGGAGAACTATGGCCATCCCTTATCCCTGGAAACCCTGCATCACCCCTAAACAGCACCCATCCCTGAATCCAAAACATCCCTCACTAAAATCCAGccaattttaatgtaattttggattttttgtTAAAATTATCTTTCCTTCAAAATGTTTCCTTTGGGAGACACAGGCAGTTGCTGTTCAGAGTGAAGAGAAGGTTACTTTTGGAACTTGCATTATCAGGAGATGCATGAATGTTGTGATGTGAGGAGTCAGTTCACGAAGAGCcttaaacttctggattttctcccAGAGGTCGGTTTTGAAGCAGGAGTAGTATACCCTGATGTCAGCCAGTGGTCCTGTATctcaggggcacctcttggggatgagGACTCACTCCtgcaaaggctggcagtagggcCCAGGCAGGTCAAGGTGGTGCTGGTCAGCTgaacagttgcagagaggcctctggaagcttttgTCCCTGTTGCTAAAACAGGTCAGCCGACTGACACTTGGGGTCACTAATGGGGATC of the Pleurodeles waltl isolate 20211129_DDA chromosome 2_1, aPleWal1.hap1.20221129, whole genome shotgun sequence genome contains:
- the LOC138262466 gene encoding uncharacterized protein, with product MASLGCAACTRRLPVMKRCVRCRSAFYCSKECQERHWPIHRNRCIIFRGCVIENEVPMNERCSDQMVSEHHCLNSNKATGLNMDVVQNKDEETSDSRNEVLIRVKYNHVKHELRIPKHAVKEEPLAHIANHLGIPVERMRLICKGKQMNKENISHFLKANAIFQAFGEQAEPEDGLEVKDIEVLMAQMSVERSVAVKALRKTGDLIDAIFYVSDKM